One Micromonospora sp. FIMYZ51 genomic window carries:
- a CDS encoding YchJ family protein — MARRARRDGRDSRPTEQTPCPCGQALPYADCCRRLHRGEADAPTAEALMRSRFAAFAVGDPDYLLRSWHPTTRPARLRLDPAQRWTGLEIIGTEAGGLFDATGTVEFRAHYRESGQPGTMTERSRFVRDDGRWVYLDAHPATDHQQHRDQ, encoded by the coding sequence GTGGCCCGACGAGCCAGACGAGACGGACGTGACAGCCGGCCGACGGAGCAGACTCCCTGCCCGTGCGGGCAGGCTTTGCCGTACGCGGACTGTTGCCGGCGCCTGCACCGAGGCGAGGCCGACGCGCCGACGGCGGAGGCGCTGATGCGGTCCAGATTTGCCGCCTTCGCCGTCGGCGACCCGGATTACCTGCTACGAAGTTGGCATCCCACCACCCGGCCGGCCCGGCTGCGCCTCGATCCGGCCCAGCGCTGGACCGGCCTGGAGATCATCGGCACCGAGGCCGGCGGGCTGTTCGACGCCACCGGCACCGTCGAGTTCCGGGCCCACTACCGGGAGAGCGGCCAGCCCGGCACGATGACCGAGCGCAGCCGCTTCGTCCGCGACGACGGGCGCTGGGTCTACCTCGACGCCCACCCGGCGACGGACCACCAGCAGCACCGCGACCAGTAG
- a CDS encoding FMN-binding glutamate synthase family protein, whose protein sequence is MRWARHAVPAAVAALAALATRDLLQREHALLRNFPLLGRARYLLEAVGPELRQYIVAGNDEERPFTRDQRRWVYASAKQQNNYFGFGTDNDIEHTPGYPIIKHRTFGRTVPPSAPTIGHEVRLPCAKVLGGPRGRARAFRPESVVSISGMSFGSLSGAAVEALNRGAALAGCLQNTGEGGLSPYHRHGGELVLQIGTAYFGCRDERGRFDLARLKDVVAGAPVRALEIKLSQGAKPSLGGLLPAAKVSAEIAATRGIPVGQDCVSPSRHAEFSDCDSLLDWVELLAAETGLPVGIKSAVGDLEFWTELTDLMRDTGRGVDFVTIDGGEGGTGAAPLIFSDSVSLPFQQGFARVYSVFAERDLHEQVVFVGSGKLGLPDNAVVAFALGCDMLAVGREAMLAIGCIQAQKCHTDTCPTGVATQNAWLTRGLDPASKAVRAAHYIKTLRRDLMKVAEACGVEHPGLIDADSVEILGGRTTSTPLREVYGYRPDWGLPSAADRKAIVDLMSLEAPQGGSAPPSPTAQR, encoded by the coding sequence ATGAGATGGGCCCGTCACGCCGTACCCGCCGCCGTCGCCGCACTCGCCGCGCTCGCCACCCGTGACCTGTTGCAGCGGGAACATGCGCTGCTGCGCAACTTCCCGCTGCTCGGCCGAGCCCGCTATCTGCTGGAGGCGGTCGGCCCGGAGCTGCGGCAGTACATCGTGGCCGGCAACGACGAGGAACGCCCGTTCACCCGCGACCAGCGCCGCTGGGTGTACGCCTCGGCCAAGCAACAGAACAACTACTTCGGCTTCGGCACCGACAACGACATCGAGCACACGCCCGGCTATCCGATCATCAAGCACCGTACCTTCGGTCGGACGGTGCCACCGTCCGCGCCGACGATCGGGCACGAGGTACGGCTGCCGTGCGCGAAGGTGCTCGGCGGGCCGCGCGGACGCGCCCGCGCGTTCCGTCCGGAGTCGGTGGTGTCGATCTCGGGGATGAGCTTCGGTTCGCTCTCCGGTGCGGCGGTCGAGGCGCTGAACCGGGGCGCGGCGCTCGCCGGCTGCCTCCAGAACACCGGTGAGGGCGGGCTGTCGCCGTACCACCGGCACGGCGGTGAGCTGGTCCTCCAGATCGGCACCGCGTACTTCGGCTGCCGGGACGAGCGGGGCCGGTTCGACCTGGCCCGACTCAAGGACGTGGTGGCGGGCGCGCCGGTGCGGGCGTTGGAGATCAAGCTCAGCCAGGGCGCCAAGCCCAGCCTCGGCGGCCTGCTGCCGGCGGCGAAGGTGTCGGCGGAGATCGCCGCGACCCGGGGCATCCCGGTCGGGCAGGACTGTGTGAGCCCCTCGCGGCACGCGGAGTTCTCCGACTGCGACAGTCTGCTCGACTGGGTGGAACTGCTCGCCGCCGAGACCGGACTACCGGTCGGCATCAAGTCCGCCGTCGGTGACCTGGAATTCTGGACCGAACTCACCGACCTGATGCGCGACACCGGACGGGGCGTCGACTTCGTCACCATCGACGGCGGCGAGGGCGGCACCGGCGCCGCACCGCTGATCTTCAGCGACTCGGTGTCACTGCCGTTCCAGCAGGGCTTCGCCCGGGTCTACTCGGTCTTCGCCGAGCGGGACCTGCACGAGCAGGTGGTCTTCGTCGGCTCCGGCAAGCTCGGCCTGCCCGACAACGCGGTGGTCGCCTTCGCGCTCGGCTGCGACATGCTGGCGGTGGGTCGGGAGGCGATGCTGGCGATCGGCTGCATCCAGGCCCAGAAGTGCCACACCGACACCTGTCCCACCGGTGTGGCCACCCAGAACGCCTGGCTGACCCGGGGCCTGGACCCGGCCTCGAAAGCGGTTCGCGCCGCGCACTACATCAAGACCCTGCGCCGGGACCTGATGAAGGTCGCCGAGGCGTGCGGGGTGGAGCACCCGGGCCTGATCGACGCCGACTCCGTCGAGATCCTCGGCGGCCGGACCACCTCCACCCCGCTACGCGAGGTGTACGGCTACCGGCCGGACTGGGGGCTGCCGTCGGCGGCCGACCGCAAGGCCATCGTGGACCTGATGTCGCTGGAGGCACCCCAGGGCGGCAGCGCTCCCCCGTCACCCACCGCCCAGCGTTGA